From Candidatus Paceibacterota bacterium:
GAGTAAGGACCGAGTTTGCGATGCCACGTGATGAGTCGGTCGTGACCAACTCCTTGCTCGATCCACGGAATACGAGAAACGAGAAGAATTCCCAAAAGTGCGAAGTATGTTCCAACCAATGCGCACAATCGTGAAAAAGAACTGATTGCGGCATAGACCGAATTGATATCGGATTTGCTCAACGTGGTGATCTGAATTGCGATTGTGAGTCCCAGGCCAAGGCCGGTTATCAGTGCTGCCCAATCCACCCCAAGACCTTTTGCTCGAGTTGGTTGAACCAGTCCCTTTGCCATGCCCGAAGATAACCCTATAAACCTGGGAGTTAGGTGAGAAGCATCTGGATGCTCTCGGAGAGTGTGCCCATCTTCAGGGAGTACATCCAGGGGTTAAACGTTAAGGGATGAAGGGCGTTATCACGACGTCTTTCGGGATTTCCAAAACAGAGATCCCTGCATTTCGAAGTTCATCAAGAAGTTGCAGATCCGATCTGAGAGCTGCACGAGTTGTTTGCCACCCACGCACACTCTTAGCAGTTCCGGATTTCCCGAAGACTCCTACATTTCGGGCTAGACCACTTGGGTCGTGTCGCAACAGCGCGATTACTCCGCCGAGCTTCGCTGCGTGGAATGCGAGAGCCCAGGCTTGAGCTCTGGTGTAGTCCTCGCCCGAGAAGTCATCTAAGGTGACGCCGAAACTCATGGCTCCTCGATCAGCCATATCCGCAAACCGGATATTTGCGGTCCCAGTTGCCGTCAGCAATGTTCTGCAATCAATATCAGTGCCATTTACGATATGTGCGCCTCGAAATGTCTCACTCCACGCGCCAAATTTCTCAGTGGAGAAGTAGCAGGTCCCATGAGGCTCCGGTAGGTCAAACCTCCCAGATCGTGGTGCCCCGATACTTGAGAAGTACCAACCGGATCGAATTCCGGGAGTCGAGGAGACATGTTTGAAGAGACGGTATAACGGCGAGTTCGAAGCGAGTTTGGTCTTTGGAAACCCCCTCACACTAAAGGGTGGTTTAGTGCTCGTCACTTCAGGCGCTTAAAGATTGCGCCCAATGACGAGCAATCGACATCACCTGCTCCACGTTGCCTTGGTGAAGGGCCTCGATGGGCGCGGTGTCCCCAAGTTCCTTTTCTTTGGAAACCAGCCAGGAGGCAAGGGTCCAACGCGAAAGTAAATCCTCGGGAAGTTGCGCTAGAACCTCATCCAGGCCTTTGACCACAGTGCGATCTCTAAACTGAAATGATGGATAAACCACGCGCTTCGAGCCGGTCGTGAGTGCGAGCAAATTCTTGCGCTTACTGACGGCCTGGCGAGACAAGGGCTTACCGCTTCGGGAAAGTAAGTTTCGGACACCCTCGACGTCGTAAAAAGTCCCCAGGTGCTCCTGCCATGTCCTTGAGGCATCTATGACTTTTTCAGCGGTCTCACGCGCGAATCGTTGGGTGTCTTCTATCCGGTCAATTTGCTGGCCTTGAGGGTCAAGCAGGTGCAACTCTCTAGCGAGTAGTTTTATGAAATATTCAACGCCATCAGACTCTAGGCGTGCCTGAGTTGTACTCGCTGTAACGTACGTTGCTGCTTTAGTGGGCATGATGACCTCCGTCAACCTTGTCAACCATTATAGTACGCGTTTCGTCAACCTTGTCAACCATTCATTTGCCACATGAATTGCGGAATTCAACTAACCCTCATCCATTAGGGTGGGCTCATGCGTGTTTTGATCACCGGAGGGGCCGGATTTATCGGTTCGCACCTCACAGACCGCCTTATTTCAGATGGCCATGACGTAACCGTCCTGGACAACCTCGAGACCGGGCGGATCGAGAATCTCGCCGATGCCAGCACGTCGGGTCGGCTCACCTTTATCGAAGGTTCCGTCCTTGACGCCGAGGTGGTCGAGAAGCAGGTGGGTGAGGTCGATTTTATTTATCACCTCGCAGCCGCGGTCGGCGTATTTAACATCCTCGAGCGGCCACTCGCCAGCTTGATGACGAATCTTCGAGGCACAGAGATCGTTCTGGATGCAGCACTCAAATATTCGCGCCCAATCCTTGTGGCAAGCAGCAGCGAGGTTTACGGAAAAAATACTTCTGACTCTCTCCACGAAGACGACAACAGAATTCTTGGCTCGCCTCTCATGATCCGCTGGTCTTATAGCCAGGCGAAGGCGATTGATGAAACCCTCGCTTACGCCTACTGGGAAGAGAAGAAACTTCCAACGAGAATTGTCCGCTTCTTCAACACCGTTGGCCCCCGCCAACTTGGCGCCTATGGCATGGTCGTCCCCCGCTTTGTTGCAGCGGCGCTCGACAATGAAGAGATTACGATATACGGGGATGGCAATCAGACCCGATGCTTCGGTCACGTTGCCGACATTATTGATGCGCTCATATCTGTTGCAAATTCTGAGAAGACAATCGGCACTGTGGTCAATATCGGAAATGATGAAGAGATTTCAATCATCGATCTGGCCAAGAAAATCATTGATATGACAGAGTCCAAGAGTAAAATTGTCTATCTCTCATACGCCGATGCCTACAAATCTGGGTTTGAGGATATGGAACGTCGCGTGCCCAATATCCAACGGATTAAGAAACTAACTGGATGGGCACCGACTCGAAATTTAGAGACCATCATCCGCGATGTCGCCGATCACCTTCGATCGAATTAGAGTCGAACTACATTCTCTAAATCTTTAAAAGTTCCGGTGCAATCAAGGATCGGAATTCCTCGCGCAGCGATCACTTCCACATGCATGCCTGGTTGAGCCGTTGCAACGACAGCCACATCGCACTTCCACGTGAGATCCACAGGACGCGAACCCTCCCAATCAGGAACAAGTGGATCGTGCCAGGCCACTATGTATCCATGAGCAATGAGATCGTCACGAAGTGCAGTGACAGGAGTCTCACGAATATCTTTGACGCCTGGCTTATATGCGACGCCAAGAATCAACACCCTTTTCTTTCCGTTGCTCTCGCCCGCGAGTTCGCGGACCCGCTTTGAAACATAGAGAGGCATTCCCAAATTGATCTCATCGGAATGTTCAATAATCGAAGCTTGGCGACCATTTCTCTCGGCCCACCACGACAAATACATGGGATCAACCGGAATGCAGTGTCCACCAACGCCCACGCTAGGGGTAAATTTCATAAAGCCATACGGCTTTGTAGCAGCAGCCTCGATCACCTCATGGACGTTGATATTTTGGACTGAGCAGAGTTGAGTCAACTGATTGACAAGGGCAATATTGACCAATCTAAAAGTGTTCTCCAACAGCTTTGCAGTCTCTGCTATTTCAGGAGACGAGACTTCCACAACCTCATCGCAAATGGTGCGATAAAAATCAACCGCAAGTCTTGTCGAATGCTCGTCAATGCCGCCCACAAGCCTTGGCGTGTTTTTCTGATGCCATTTAACATCCCCAGGATTGACTCGCTCTGGCGCCACCGCCAAAAAGACCTCTACATCGCCCGATGACTTTCCAGCCACAATCAAAGGCGCGATGAACTCCCTCAACGTGCCAGGAAATGAAGTGGATTCATTAATGACCAATGTCCCACTTGTAAGGTGTGGCGCAATATCGGTGACCGCCCTCTCCAAAATACCAAGGTCGGGCTGTCTCGCATCATCTAACGGTGTTGGCACGCAAATGATGACGACTGATGCTTCCTTCACATCGGCAGCAGAATTCGAAATCCGATAGGCACCACTTGCCAGCACAGATTGAACCTCCGACGAAGGCACATCTTCAACGGGGCTGACCCCCGCGGCTATGCCTGTAAATTTTGAAGGAGAATTCTCAACCCCAACAACCTTCCAACCACCTGCGATGGCGGCCATCGCCAGCGGAAGTCCCACATACCCTTGACCGATAATGGCAATCGTTTTACTACGCTGCGACATGAGGAAAACCCTATCCTTTTATAAGAGCAGCGGCCGCAAGATCTTCGCCACTTCCGGGTGCCAATTGAGCTATCCTTTCCGCCATGACCTTCGCCTTCGTAACATCCTGAAGGGCAAGGTAATCCCGCACGATTTCGAGCATATTTTTGGCGTTCCATGGATCCATTCCAATGACACGCAGCCGGTAAGGGATGGCTAATTCATACTTCTCTGACATTTCGTATGCCGAGGCCGTGAGAAGGTTCCCTAAAAAAGATTTTTGATCCTCCTCCAAGACCACCTTCGTGAATCTCAATGCCTGGTCAGGGTCGGAAATGCGAAGGGAAAGGTCTGCGAGCGAAGTGAGGGTCTGAGAATTCTTTGGAAAACCATTGGCCACGTCATTTAGCCGTGTTACATACTGCTCTTTAGTTAGACCATCGCCGTTTCCAGAGAGCCTATAGATGGATCCCGATGTGCGGATGATTGGCACCATAAGAGTGAGCGTCGCAATCACAAGAACCAACGAAGCAATCGGCGCTATGTATGAAGAATTGTCCTGCTTGGGTTGACGAGCCGATTTACCTTTACCCTTCTTACTCTTATTGGATAAAACCATCTCCGGCTCACGAGAGTGAGTGATCGCATAAAGTGCCCCTCCGGATATCCAGAACCAGATTGTGACACCCAAGTTATCAATCGAAATCAAAGAGACTAGTAGCAGGGCAATCCAGATCGAGAAAAGTGCCGCGATTTCAATCTGCTCGCGTGCTGAAGAGGATTTTATAGCTTTCAATGCCGTCCAGAAGATGAGAGCCAGAAGAAAAAGGTAGGGAATGATTACTAGCAAGCCACCAGTTGCGAGCAATTGAAGAAAGACATTGTGTGCATTATCCGTATTTACTCCCTGCACCACTTGCACTTGTGGAGCGTACTGAGGGTAATTCTCTGCAAACCGTTCTAGTCCCAGGCCAAAGAAAGGATGGGATTTGAACATACTCAAAGCCGCGCGCCAATAATCCACACGATTGGTCAGGGATGCTCTGTAGACGAAAGTTGCGAGTGGTCCATGGTTTACAACCCCGAGAAATACCAGCACGCCTCCAATGAAAACTCCTATGGTGGCAATAACTCCGAGTCGCCTCTGATATTGCCAGATTCGAACGAGCACCACGATGCTCGTTCCTATGGCGAAGGCGACAAGGCCCTGAAGAGAGCCGGAGCGTTTTACTACGAAAAGTTCCAAGAGAAGAAGGACGCCGGCACCAACTCTATATTTCATTTCATTCTTTACGAGCAAAAACCAGACCGTGGCGATGGCAGCGACACCAACGAGCGCAGAGAAAAAGTCGGGATTTCCTACGGTGCCGACTACTGGACTGTATAGATGAGTCCACCTGAACGGATCGTGCCCCGTAGTTTGCAGCAGACCATAAATGGTGGATAATATCCCCACAATCAATAGAGATGTTCGTAATTGGTTCAAACTCTTAAAATCAAAACAAATCATTGCTGCAAACGAAATAACCGCTAGTGCGATATACGTAAACGCTCCATTATTGCGATGGGTTCCACCAAAGAACGCGGTGTAACGTACGTCAGTCAAAATTGCAGCTACGATCATCGATAAAACCACTGCAAGCAGCGCCCATTGGGCAGGTTCGAATTTTCTTGACCGATCGTAGAAAATGGCCACCGCAAGGCTTCCGAATATCCAGGCAGAGAGTGTGAGAACCACAAACAGCTTGGGCAAGTTCATTGGGTCGTCTAGTGGAAACCAGAAAGCAAAAGTCGCCATTAACCCAGTAATGAGAACACGTCGGCGCATCTGTTGTGATTGATCCTGCGAAAGTGAAATCACTTGCCAACCCCATCCCGTGTCTGCCTAAGAGTGGACTCTAACAATCATTGTCGGAATTCTCCGCTATTTGAAAGGTCATAAGAAAGCCGAAACCCGACCCCTACCGAAGCAGGAGCCGGGTCTCGGTTCTAGTTAGTTAAGTACTAACCCGAGGGAGTCCCTCGATTTAGGCCTTATTTCTTTGCGAGGATCTTCTTGATCAAGTTAGCGATCGTCGTCAACTGCGCGCGTACTGAAGCGAGCAAGCTGTCGACACGGAGACCAAGAGCAACAACTGCAGCAGTTGCGGCATCAGCGGACTCTTGGGCAGCTACTGCAGCAGCAGTTGCTTCCTGAGCGGCTGTGGTAGCGGCATCTGCAGCATCTGCTGCGTAGTTAGCTGCATCAGTTGCGGCGTTAGCTGCATCTGTTGCTGCATCAGAACCTGGGTTTGTTACATCGAATGTCGCTGTAACAGTTCCCTTTGTGGTGCTATCAGTAGAAGCACCTTCAGTACCAGTTACTGTAACTGATGCTGTCGCAACAGGTGCATAAAGGGTGTACGTAGCAACGCCGCCCGCAAATACAACTGAAGCTGTTGGAAGGGTTCCGGTAAGTGCAATGTTGCTGGTAACGCCGGTTGAAGAGAACGTTGTTGCATATGTTCCGTCTCCAACGGCAGTTCCATCTG
This genomic window contains:
- a CDS encoding GDP-mannose 4,6-dehydratase, translating into MRVLITGGAGFIGSHLTDRLISDGHDVTVLDNLETGRIENLADASTSGRLTFIEGSVLDAEVVEKQVGEVDFIYHLAAAVGVFNILERPLASLMTNLRGTEIVLDAALKYSRPILVASSSEVYGKNTSDSLHEDDNRILGSPLMIRWSYSQAKAIDETLAYAYWEEKKLPTRIVRFFNTVGPRQLGAYGMVVPRFVAAALDNEEITIYGDGNQTRCFGHVADIIDALISVANSEKTIGTVVNIGNDEEISIIDLAKKIIDMTESKSKIVYLSYADAYKSGFEDMERRVPNIQRIKKLTGWAPTRNLETIIRDVADHLRSN
- a CDS encoding RES family NAD+ phosphorylase → MTSTKPPFSVRGFPKTKLASNSPLYRLFKHVSSTPGIRSGWYFSSIGAPRSGRFDLPEPHGTCYFSTEKFGAWSETFRGAHIVNGTDIDCRTLLTATGTANIRFADMADRGAMSFGVTLDDFSGEDYTRAQAWALAFHAAKLGGVIALLRHDPSGLARNVGVFGKSGTAKSVRGWQTTRAALRSDLQLLDELRNAGISVLEIPKDVVITPFIP
- a CDS encoding nucleotide sugar dehydrogenase; amino-acid sequence: MSQRSKTIAIIGQGYVGLPLAMAAIAGGWKVVGVENSPSKFTGIAAGVSPVEDVPSSEVQSVLASGAYRISNSAADVKEASVVIICVPTPLDDARQPDLGILERAVTDIAPHLTSGTLVINESTSFPGTLREFIAPLIVAGKSSGDVEVFLAVAPERVNPGDVKWHQKNTPRLVGGIDEHSTRLAVDFYRTICDEVVEVSSPEIAETAKLLENTFRLVNIALVNQLTQLCSVQNINVHEVIEAAATKPYGFMKFTPSVGVGGHCIPVDPMYLSWWAERNGRQASIIEHSDEINLGMPLYVSKRVRELAGESNGKKRVLILGVAYKPGVKDIRETPVTALRDDLIAHGYIVAWHDPLVPDWEGSRPVDLTWKCDVAVVATAQPGMHVEVIAARGIPILDCTGTFKDLENVVRL
- a CDS encoding O-antigen ligase family protein encodes the protein MISLSQDQSQQMRRRVLITGLMATFAFWFPLDDPMNLPKLFVVLTLSAWIFGSLAVAIFYDRSRKFEPAQWALLAVVLSMIVAAILTDVRYTAFFGGTHRNNGAFTYIALAVISFAAMICFDFKSLNQLRTSLLIVGILSTIYGLLQTTGHDPFRWTHLYSPVVGTVGNPDFFSALVGVAAIATVWFLLVKNEMKYRVGAGVLLLLELFVVKRSGSLQGLVAFAIGTSIVVLVRIWQYQRRLGVIATIGVFIGGVLVFLGVVNHGPLATFVYRASLTNRVDYWRAALSMFKSHPFFGLGLERFAENYPQYAPQVQVVQGVNTDNAHNVFLQLLATGGLLVIIPYLFLLALIFWTALKAIKSSSAREQIEIAALFSIWIALLLVSLISIDNLGVTIWFWISGGALYAITHSREPEMVLSNKSKKGKGKSARQPKQDNSSYIAPIASLVLVIATLTLMVPIIRTSGSIYRLSGNGDGLTKEQYVTRLNDVANGFPKNSQTLTSLADLSLRISDPDQALRFTKVVLEEDQKSFLGNLLTASAYEMSEKYELAIPYRLRVIGMDPWNAKNMLEIVRDYLALQDVTKAKVMAERIAQLAPGSGEDLAAAALIKG